The Salvelinus namaycush isolate Seneca chromosome 5, SaNama_1.0, whole genome shotgun sequence genome segment AGGGGGAAtacctatactgaacaaaaatatgaatgcaacataaagtgttgttcccatgtttcatgaaaaaaataaaataaaatatcctAGAAATGTTCTATACGTACAAAATGCCTCTCTCAAATTTGTtaacatccttgttagtgagcatttctcctctgccaatataatccatacactggacaggtgtggcatatcaaaaagttGACTAAACAGCAttaccattacacaggtgcaccttatgctgggcaCATGatgtcaagttgagggagcgtgccattggcatgctgactgcagaaatgtccaccagagctgttgttaTGGTGGACatcaatgtcgttttagagaatttggcagtacgtccaaaccACGTgttaccacgccagcccaggacctccacatccaacttcttcacctgcgggattgtcggagaccagccacccagacagctgatgattatttctgtctgtaataaagccctattgttgggggaaaaacaaattctgattgtctgagcctggctccccagtgggtgggcctatgccctcccaggcacacccatggctgtgccgctgtccagtcatgtgaaacccatagattagggcctttcTGATTTCCTTttctgaactgtaactcagtaaaatctttcaaATTGTCACTAATATTTTTCTTTAGTATAAATAGCAATAATACAAATTATTTTACATTTGATAATTCACATTTTATATTAAATTTTAAGTGCCAACTACATTAACTAATATTGCAGGATATCACCAGGTTTTTGGTATTGGTTAAATCTCAAAACAGGAAAAGGGCAAAGCCCATGTTAGTTTAAACATTTCCCCTATTCAGGTCTGCCAGACAAAGATTTCCTGCATACTCTGTTATCCTATGATACATGACGACACTTAGGTTGGATCTCAGTCCCTCTTTCCATGCTAAATAATAGAACATGATAGCTGCTGTCAATCAATGCCTGTGAAGTACCAATTCAAACTGTTGATGTAATTACAATTTCCGACTACAACATTGATGTATTGATCTGTAAAATAAAGTATTAAGTCTACAATACAGTActacaacattttttttttttccgtCTACAGTACATTTCTGCAGTAACATCTTCACATAAAAAATtacaatagaaaaataataatcgGGGGATCATTTGATTTGTTGGCACAATATGTTAAATCTTCAAACCAAAAATGACGTATTTCTTTTTAATGTACTGTTGTCCACTTGTAGACAGCTGCTAAAAAGGCATCGAACAAGACTAGATTAACAAGAGGAAGTAGTCAGGCAGCGTGTCCAAATCAAGCCATTGGCAAAGATTGACAAGGCAAGGAGCCAGCTCAGTAAGCCACAGCAAGTGAGATATCCTGTAGTAAGGCTAGGTTGCTCTACACACGATATTAGGGCATAATGCCTTCTCTCCAATTTTGTAATCATTGCATTATGTCCCATGTGAAACAATATCGTCATATATTCCAAGAAAGTTACTTATGCTTGCATTTGAAAATAAATACTATGTTGACTGCACAGAAGCCAATGGCCCTAAAACTAACCATTATAAGGCTTCATTTTAAACTCTTCTGCATAAGATGTGTGAGCATCTGCATGGGCGCAGAATGCAAAGACAAAGGGCAGCGCATGGGCTATCGTCTTCAGTCTCCAAGGTTCAAGTCTACATATTCAAAATTATATACATTCTAAAACAATCTGAAGGagtaagtgttcatatttaaaTGTACCGTATTTACACCATCAACACCCTTCAGAAACAAACCACTTCTGACCGCAGTGGTATTCAAATAGTGTCATAGTAATAACGCAGATAACTAGTCATATTAGACAGTGCACAAAGAGGGGAGAGTGCAGCCGAAAAAGGGGGCTACTACAATCGATGGGCATCCGGGCAGTTGactgctaaaatgtctaaaatggACAATCTCTTATTAAATAAAGGAAAATCTCAAGTTGTATAAATTAGATATGCCATGATGCATCCCTGAGTGGGTTGTAATTCATAGAGAAACACGTTTGAGAGCAATTTTTTTTCATCCTTGATCCATGATTTCATTGTGAAGAGGTTTTGCAGACCAAAAATACCATTGAGGACCTTTTTTTGACAACCTCGATGTACAATTAATTGCAATAAGGTGCAGTGTTAAAACGGCTTTCTGAAAACTTAGATTGAGCGGGGCTCCATAAAACAAAAATCAGTAACAACAGAAGGGGGACTAAAAAAGAAACCTTAGGCGAAAAGTGGAATAAATTAACAATGATGATCAATAAGCTGAGACTTGATGACAGTCTAAGGTCAGAGATTTAGATTTTTTCTCTCCAATAattaaaaaaagtattattaCTAATGTATTGACTTCTAAATTATATTTAAAAGTCAAGCAAATTGTGTCACAGGCAATTTCTTTTTCAATGGGTAAATATACCTGTAAAGAAAGACAAAAACTAACAAAGCGAGacgaaagacaaaacaaaaatcTGGACTACACTAGCTAATTTATATAAAACACTGGAAATTACTCTTCACATTATGGCATTAGCAATACATTGCTTTTAAGGGAATGGCAAAACTGCCACAAATTCCTTGTAGGAAATATAGTTGATGAAATTCCAATTCACTTCACATGCAGTGCATTCTGGTCAATCACTTACCAACTAATCGTATTAGTTACAGTTAGGAACTAATGTACAGTACATGGATATAGACAACAATGTTTTGTTTTGCTTCTCTCAGGAATCAGCTTCACGCCATATTAGAAGCCGACAATAGTTCTTAGGGCCTTTCAAGACAGTGTCTTGTTTGATGGAGAGCCAGCCAATTAAGAACACTTTTCTAGACTGGCATGCATTTAGCTGCTTTTCCAAAACAAGCCCACTCATTAAGTTTCACTTACAATACTGGAAAAGCGGACGTGTAGTGGGTAAATCGGAAAGTGCGGCTGCGTCCTGATTCTACATCCTTCTCCTAAAGTGTGCATTTGCACACTCCCTTTAATTTAAcaatggtagaaactccctctGTCCAATGCTTACACCAACTCaatgcttttaaatccatgacTGGGAGTATGCAAGAGAAGGGTGGAGAATAGGGACAAAGCCTGAGTGTCCACTAGGGGTTGATGGTGGTGCTAGCGCCAGCCATAGTGAAGTCGTCACTGCTGGTCACCAGTAGCAGAGCCTCGATGTTGGCCATGCTCTCGGGGCTCTGCAGGGACAGGAAGTCCGACACGTCCATGGTGGCCAAACCATCCGTGATAGGAGGGGGGTTGGTGGTCGCCGTGGCCACCCCTGTGGAGAACGTATGTACAGAGGTCGAGGGGCTACCCGGTCCTAGTACTGCACCTGTTTGGGGAAGAGGCAGGGACTCGTTCACTTCTGAGGTGAGCGGTGGGAGGCAGCACAAGGGGAAAGAGGGCGCCGGGGGGAGTACGGGGGGAAAGGGCAGTGCCACGGGAGCggggggaggtggaggagtgGGGGGCACTGCGGGCTGTTGTTGTGGTGCTGCCGAGGCGTTGCTGCTCTTGTTGGAGGTCTTGTCTTTAGCAGAGTCCCTGCAGGCACACTGACACTGGCATGACTCCTCCTGTTTGATGATGATGACGGGAAGGCTGAGGCCGATCTGCTGGACAGAGTTGCCTGTAACACATTACAAAACAAGGGTTGTATTTCATTAGGCACGAAAGGGAAGAAAATCCAAAACAGAGCGAACTCTCTTTTGCACAACACTGAAACACAATGTACCCTAATGAAGACAAACCGGAGCTACAGCATGACTACAGACCAAGCCAGCTGTCCAAAAATTACATCCTATCTTTTGTAACTCAAATTCCATTCAAATGCTACTAGGGAACATCAAATTAATTTGTGCCAAGTAAATACATTCAACATGGATGAGTTTTCTACGTTACTGACTTGAGTTTGTGCTTTTTAAATATCCTGATTAATTTCAACATTGGTAGGCTaccccacatgaaaaaatactactaGGGAACATCAAATTAATTTGTGCCAAGTAAATACATTCAACATGGATGAGTTTTCTACGTTACTGACTTGAGTTTGTGCTTTTTAAATATCCTGATTAATTTCAACATTGGTAGGCTaccccacatgaaaaaatactacagtttactatagaatactacagtacttactatagaatgctgtagtatactgtagaataatatCCTACACACTCTGCaacacagagtgcctggacacagcccttagtcgtggtatattggccatataccacaaaccgccgaggtgccttattgctattataaactagtaaccaacttaattagagcaataataatacatgttttgtcatacccatgtcagccaatcagaattcagctcggaccacccagtttataatgtagaataatatactacacactgtagtatcccttgatcatgtacagtacttactatatcaTTTTGTAGTATATGATAAAACACTATAGTAAACACTTaagtaatgtccgcaaaaacactacagtttgCAAAAACACGTCTTTAGCAATACTACTGTATTTAATTTCCATATACTCTGCCCGTTCCCCTTATCCAAATTTGTGCCACCCATGAGACCTACAAATATTGTGTTTCCTTCAGATtttagaaaagagcagaagctctgaactatctgttcagaccccagtcctacctacctacaggttatggaaaatgtgctGTTTAAGTATTTGTtcagtaggtttcctcaaggagaaagctCTCACTTTATGTAAATACTACAATATACTAGtccacaaaaaaaaacacactacagtgaatactacaatAAATTCAGCAAAACATtacagtaaatactatagtatgtataccatattataaactgggtggttagagccctgaatgctgattgtctgaaagccgtggtatatcagaccgtataccatgggtatgacaaaacatttatttttactgctctaattatgttggtaaccagtttataatagcaataaggcacctcgtgGGGTtctgatatatggccaatataccacgactaagcgTTGCGTcctgcttaagaacagcccttagccgtggtatattggccatataccacaacacCTTGGGGCTTATTGCTTCAGTATACTATattattttttcatgtgggtcaGTGCAGCATTATTGCTGTTAATAATCACACTGGTAACAGTAGGGGACAAATCTCACCTGAATTTCCTCCCACTGGTATGGCTGTGGTAAAGAAGACCTTCTCTACTTTTGGACCTCCGTGTGCCTGGAAACAAACAACATTGACAGCATTGATGTCCACACAAATTCATCACCACTCAACCAAACTATTAATTCAATGTCAAACCGGCACTTTTACCGCTTGCTCTGGGTTCTGCTGGTTGTTGGCTGCGGTGTTAAGGATCCACTGCAGGTTCTGGTCGGACATGACGATGCTGGGCTGCAGCAGGCTCTGGGTGTGGCTGTGGCTTGGGGTGAAAGTGGGGGCAGAGGCTGGGGGCACCAGGGCAGGGTTGGTGTTGCTGGCCAAAGGCACGGTGTGAGTGTGAGCCACGGCCGGCAGCGGCACAGTCTCTGTGGTGGCGACTACAGCGCCCAGAGCCGCGTTGGCCAGGGCTGGGCTTGGCACCACTACTGGCACAGTAGAGGGCACTATTGGAGCAGTCTGGGCGGGCAGTGCCACGTAGGGGGCAGGCACATCTGGCGTCTGCAGGGCAGTGGGTAAGGGTACGAAGGTGGCAGGGTGCTGGGTAGAGCTGACTGTGGTTATATTACTAATGGGGGCAGGAGGTGCTGGAGTCTGGGAAGAGGGGGTTTGGCTTAGAGGGATCTGGGAGGAAGCCTCAAGgacagtggtggtggtgtgggagtGAGGGTGGGAGTGGGaacaggaggatgaggaggaagggACGAGGGAGAACGAGAAGGAGATGGGGGTGGATCCATCGCCCATGGTGGACTGGCCAGTCTCCTGGCCAAAGGCTTCAACAAGGCGCTCTGaaaaatatgaaaaaaatatatatacaaagagCAAAAGTTAGTATGAAAATGCACTGAATTCAACCCAAGTTACAGTTTATAGAATGTGATGGGTACTTGCCGTGAGGATGTGCATCGTCTTGACTAACACTGTTCTCCGGACTCTGGAACATGAGCTCGAAGATCCTCACGGGGGTAACACTGCTCAAGTCCAAGTTCTGAGACTAACACAGATGTAACCAAGCATTAACACGATAGTACATGTCTGTCTTACAATACATCTTGATTCTTTATTGATCCCTTATACAGAAACAAAATAAATATGGTTGTTTTTGCTGTCATAGTAACCCACCACAAAATAAATTGTTCATACATGGACAAAAGCAGAATGGACCTATATAGTCAAATAAGGGCTGATGAAATAAAACGCACACACTCACATTGTGGATGTTTTCTCTGAGCTCCGAGTCAGTCGAGATGAGGCTCAAGTCACTGAGGCACAGTGAATGATTTGCATCCTGTAATTAGAGATGCATAGGCCCAAATTACATTTTCCACTGCCTAGGAACATTAACAGAACGAGACATGGGAGAAGCCAAGAAGCCTTCCTTTCTAGAGCAAAAGCTATCTGAAGTCATAAAGATGCATAAGGATAGAATGTAATACGTTAGATCATAAAAACAATCAAAACAGA includes the following:
- the LOC120048317 gene encoding metal regulatory transcription factor 1-like isoform X1, with translation MSERGPRTEASMFLEVDRLERDDNDEDKMAHYDDDKDDADLMSAPSGSRVYDRTTVLIEQDPIRLDEEGEEDHGHCVGDDDGGTFLVDGDLDEEDEEEGSMTFMGDQDGMSQGYVHHTISPDQIQFIINPGSMAMPRNIEGATLTLHSECPETKQREVKRYQCMFEGCTRTYSTAGNLRTHQKTHRGEYTFVCNQLGCGKAFLTSYSLKIHVRVHTKEKPFECDVQGCEKAFNTLYRLKAHQRLHTGKTFNCESEGCTKYFTTLSDLRKHIRTHTGEKPFRCDHDGCGKAFAASHHLKTHVRTHTGEKPFNCPSDGCEKAFSSQYSLKSHVRGHGAKGQPFSVTLTHPLSEDANHSLCLSDLSLISTDSELRENIHNSQNLDLSSVTPVRIFELMFQSPENSVSQDDAHPHERLVEAFGQETGQSTMGDGSTPISFSFSLVPSSSSSCSHSHPHSHTTTTVLEASSQIPLSQTPSSQTPAPPAPISNITTVSSTQHPATFVPLPTALQTPDVPAPYVALPAQTAPIVPSTVPVVVPSPALANAALGAVVATTETVPLPAVAHTHTVPLASNTNPALVPPASAPTFTPSHSHTQSLLQPSIVMSDQNLQWILNTAANNQQNPEQAAHGGPKVEKVFFTTAIPVGGNSGNSVQQIGLSLPVIIIKQEESCQCQCACRDSAKDKTSNKSSNASAAPQQQPAVPPTPPPPPAPVALPFPPVLPPAPSFPLCCLPPLTSEVNESLPLPQTGAVLGPGSPSTSVHTFSTGVATATTNPPPITDGLATMDVSDFLSLQSPESMANIEALLLVTSSDDFTMAGASTTINP
- the LOC120048317 gene encoding metal regulatory transcription factor 1-like isoform X2; this translates as MSERGPRTEASMFLEVDRLERDDNDEDKMAHYDDDKDDADLMSAPSGSRVYDRTTVLIEQDPIRLDEEGEEDHGHCVGDDDGGTFLVDGDLDEEDEEEGSMTFMGDQDGMSQGYVHHTISPDQIQFIINPGSMAMPRNIEGATLTLHSECPETKQREVKRYQCMFEGCTRTYSTAGNLRTHQKTHRGEYTFVCNQLGCGKAFLTSYSLKIHVRVHTKEKPFECDVQGCEKAFNTLYRLKAHQRLHTGKTFNCESEGCTKYFTTLSDLRKHIRTHTGEKPFRCDHDGCGKAFAASHHLKTHVRTHTGEKPFNCPSDGCEKAFSSQYSLKSHVRGHGAKGQPFSVTLTHPLSEDANHSLCLSDLSLISTDSELRENIHNNLDLSSVTPVRIFELMFQSPENSVSQDDAHPHERLVEAFGQETGQSTMGDGSTPISFSFSLVPSSSSSCSHSHPHSHTTTTVLEASSQIPLSQTPSSQTPAPPAPISNITTVSSTQHPATFVPLPTALQTPDVPAPYVALPAQTAPIVPSTVPVVVPSPALANAALGAVVATTETVPLPAVAHTHTVPLASNTNPALVPPASAPTFTPSHSHTQSLLQPSIVMSDQNLQWILNTAANNQQNPEQAAHGGPKVEKVFFTTAIPVGGNSGNSVQQIGLSLPVIIIKQEESCQCQCACRDSAKDKTSNKSSNASAAPQQQPAVPPTPPPPPAPVALPFPPVLPPAPSFPLCCLPPLTSEVNESLPLPQTGAVLGPGSPSTSVHTFSTGVATATTNPPPITDGLATMDVSDFLSLQSPESMANIEALLLVTSSDDFTMAGASTTINP